The genome window AATTTTTTAATGTATTTGCTTCgattttaaattgtataatgttttgatcaaaatttaattaaaattttaaaactttgaccgtcAATAGTTTTCttaagtatttattttaaaaatataaaaatcacttgtgtagatttatcttgaaaaatacttttataatattatattttgaggttttcaaaataaatattttagaaacaattgatggtcaaagttttaaaaatttgatcataTTTGGTCAAAACgtcatatatttaaaactaaaggGAGTAGCAATTTTAAGTTTCtacttttttataaaatatttataaatacttaaaaatatacCATACTAATGAATTATATTTCACAACGAATATAatgctaattttttaaaatatttataaactTTTTGTAGAAAAAAACACAAGATAAAAAATGCTAGAGTAAAAAACCGGTAACACGTAAACGAAAACAGAGATAGTAATAGGATTATGATTTTAAAAACATAGTCTCTAGAAGTCACATAGTCGCTCATATATAGCCTAATTTTTAATAGGTTTCACATGTCAACATAGATGTCACGGGATGACATTAAATATCTCCTTCTAGTATTTGATTAATTTGAACAACCTatagatcactaggtaaatGGGGGAAGATACTCCAAAAGTGGCTCCctcatttacaaatatttgACAACTTTTACTTTTACTATTCACCTTTActaattttagttttttaaatatttaattgattgatataatataaatatcacttgatatgctatcaaaattatttttataatatcatacACTTATAAATGTTGGCTCATATATTTGTGAAAAATCAATGATCAAATTTTAAACACTAAAGTCAAAGTTGTTAATTATTTGTATCCGAGGAAATATTTGCCAGAGGACATTGCTGGTATTAAAATATTCATTTCAGGCCGACGAGGAGGGAGAGATGAGGTATATAGTCCATTTTGCCCTCGGGCCCACTTGTAAGGTCCTTCGCCCCTCGTCCCAGCGCTGGCGTGTACTCGTGCGGCTGGGCCTTCTTCCGTTCGGCCTGCCCACCGTCGTCAATGGCTGACCCGATCAAGTCGTCCCCGTTCCGAGGCGAGCTCGCAGGCGGCAGCGCCGCCCCCATGCCCAAACAGCTTGATTCGGCGGCGGTGGTGAATCAGACGCGCGTGATACCAGATTGGGCTCGGGCGGCAACGAATCGGGCAACAGAACAGAACGGATGTATCTCCAAGCATACAAACTGTTGTTCGTGGATCTAAATGGCATAGCAGAGCACCGCTAGTATATTCTACTCAAGAATAAATCATCCAAGTCGGATGGATGGATCTCCAGTCCACGGTCGATACACAAAGAAAAGAGATGGCCGGTCCTGGAGGCAGATGGGGGCACCACTGCAGTACTCCAGACTTCGGTTGAATATGCATTGAGTATCCTCTCCGGCACCGCCCTCCTCACGTCCACAAGTCGCAACACCAGCTCCTTCCTGGCGTCGAGCCCATCCGCGTAGATCTCGCCGTCTAGCGGTGGCGGGTCTCGGCGGCGTCGCGCAGGAAGAAGGCGACTGAGGAGGAGAACCGGTTGGTGAAGGCTTCGGATGGGACGACGGCATGGCTGGGGAcgcggcggcgcggaggagtCGTTGAGGGAGGaccgtgtgtgtgtgtgtgtggaggGAGTAGAGCTGAGATTTGGGCCGTGTTTTTTTGGGTCGGTTCAAGTTCGGCACGATCTGGTCTAGTCTAAGTCTGATCCGACCCGAGCATTGATGGGCCGGATTGATTCAGTCCGATTTATAGGTCGGATCAGGTTTTGATATGAGGTTTAATGGGCGGTCCAGTTCGGTAAAAAAATAGGTTCGCGTCCTTATACGTCCTCCAGTGCGGTGGAGTGTGGCGGTGCTGGGCTCGTGCCAACCCGACCCGACAATGCTCATCGTGCATCCGTGTCGGGTCTGGACCTAGCTGAAGGTGGCTTGGGCCAGCCCGGCCCGACCCGAACACTTTCTCGGGCTATCCTAGCACGACCCGAAAGGTCCGAGGCCTGAAGAGGTCGGGTCAGGCTGACCCGATCCGGCCCAAGTCTCACCTCTAGGAGGGAGTGACGAAGGACGAGGATGGAGAGGatagtgagtgagagagaggctCTGACGTGTGGGCTCGGCCGGTCAGAAGGGTATTAAGAGTATTTCGAATTATTTCTCTCTCCAGAATGGCAAATATTAAAATTTAGTGCTTGCAGTATCCTCCAACAAATAACCAAATTTCATAAATGTCTTTcctaaagagaaaaaaaaagcgcGTGCCCTACAGCAGAAGTCATGAAGTAGGAGTGTCCTTTATAGCCAAAtttgacttaaaaaaaaaaggcttgACGACCTAACTCGACAGTATTATGAGATGGGTCATTATCCGTTACTATCTCTGTAAAAATATAGTAGgcatatatttaaaaattaaattttatttacttgGACaatttaactaatatttaattaaattataaggaTTTctaatgtataaaaattatataacttaattcataattcaaaataattttacattATATAagttttgtaactataaatatattttataaaaaacttTAGTTAAAATCCaatttcaaaaaccaaactcAAAATAAATGTATCTACTATTTCTAAATGGAGAATGTACTTTGCAAAGTCCGAATGAAGTGACATGTGAACCTGAGAGCTTTACTGGCAAGGATTCCTTTTCTCTTCTTGAGGTGCAAAAAGAGGGAACGAACGCTGGCTCGTTTTGTAGAACGCTCCATCGAGAGCGACGCCACCCAGGCTCAAACCGGTGCCCACCTCCTAAGAGTATGCCCAGCTCCTTCTTAAGAGTATACCCAGGCACTCCCTGAcacttggcaaaaaaaaaaaaaaggtgcaaAAAGGTCCGCATCCTGATGGTGAGTATCGGTTTCTTATCCGAATTACTACCGATAGTGACAATTCAATGAGGTGAAGCTCGTTCGTTTGATCAGAGGTTCAGACCTGACCTGAAAGTGTCCAGAGCTAGCTGAAGGATCTGCACTCTACTGAACCAACACACAGAAAAAAGATTAAGCCCAAGCATCGCATTAGATGCACCCTCAAAATAACATACATCACTCAACAGGAATTTGGCAGCAAGATGAATTGTAATAATCAATGTCTGAGATTGGTACAATGGCATAAAATAGGGCGCGAGCAATGTTACATACAGGACGGTAGATCATTTCAAGCCCTATACCTACAACGCCGCACTAGCACATCTGTGACAGTACGCTCTCAACAATTTGAAGCTATCCTCTTGGAAAGAACAGCAATGGCAACTCATGCTACACATTCTCATTGGGGGCGATAATTTTACAATTTGGCTGGAATGCCTTATTGTACTCCAGACACCTGACACAAATTTCTGTTTTCAACTGTGGCCAAGTCAATTTTAATATAGCCTCCATTTTCAGCAGTGGTTCAGTCATGCTGAAAATGAGAAACTAAGATTTGGCTTTTCCGGAAGTCACACAAGGCAAGACTCAAAAGCATCGCTAGACAgttggagcttcctcatggTTACCCAGCTTTTTCATTACCATATCATATACAGTATCTACCTTGGCAGGGTCAACCTTAAATAATACATGGGCATCTTCTTTCTTGAGGACACTACCCTTGAACATTTCCTGCATCAACACCTCCTGCATCCTCAGATAATGACTGGGCAGCAATCTGTTCTGACAACATATAACTTTTTCCTGAAATTAAAAGGATGGAAGGTTTCTTTATTGTAACAAGCACCAAAAGTATGAACAAAGCAACAAGATTAAATATGCACAAAGCAGAGCACGAGTAACCGAAAAGGTCAACGACATTTGAAATGTACTTACGCTGGCGCTTAATAGCTCTGCACCAGGAAGACCAACTATATCCCAATCATCCCACTGTTTAACATTTGTATGTCCTGTGGTTTTAGGAGAATCCCTACCACCAGAGTCTAAGCCAGCACCAGCTTTCTTTGGATCCAAATTCCCATCAGTCTCAGTTTTCATAGGTCGATTCATCTTTTGTGCTGCTTTGTTATTTGGAATAAGTTGGCCGCTTTCCTTAGCTTTTTGAGCATTTAACTCATATTCCTTTTTCCTCTTTTGCTCGATGTGTATCTTTGCTTCAGCCAGTGTACGACATCCAGCAGAACGACATTCCTGAgtcaacaaaataaataaacaatgaCAATTCTATTTGCACACAAGAATATATTGATGCTACCAGGACCATAGGGGCAGAGACACAGATCAATAACTGTTCTCCATGTGATCAGTAGAGAGCTTGCGTTTTATGAAACCAACACCAAATGGCAAGTATATCATGGTTTAGGATTATAATTTGTTTACTGTTTTCCAGGAGAAGGGAGACTTCCTTCATATGCAAAGCCTAGTGCAAAAAAAGTTGTATGCAGGATTGCGTACAAGAATTCAAGTGCCACTTCCAAGACAAGATATGAAACATGCAAGTCAGTGATACAAAAATACCATCAGGTTTCCCTCCCAAGAACAGATGGAAATGAAGTGTTGTTCACAAGAATACAAAAAGTAACATATAATTGGTTGGGTGGATGGGTGGGTGGGGCAGAGCAAGGGGGAATACAATAAATGGACAAATGAAGTTGGGAAATTATGAATATTGCGGCATCTGCAAGCCTACCATCCATCTATGGAGCAAAAAGTTCAAATTTCACATAATAAAGAATTCGGCCCAGAATTATCCATCTAGCCTCACACATGCACTATTTGTATCTTTTCTGTCATTCAATAAAAAAGAAACTGCGCGGTTAGTTTAACATTCTATTGTTTTATGCAGTGTTAGAGCTACTTGCACTTCTGTGGCACAAGTAAcaactgaaaagaaaatgaaacatGACAAAGAATTTGTAAAGGATTAGTTCTCAGCCAACATGTGCGATTATATTCAATATATTTGTTCCTCTGCATGCAAGTTCTATCGGCAATCACTCTTCCTCAGCTTAACACAAGCATATAAAGCCACCAATCAATGGAATAAATTGTTCTTGTGGATAAAATATGGTGGAACTTCAAAATGATATCATTCTCAAATAAGAATTAAGAAGGCATTACTATAGCTGATTTAGTATGAGCATGGCAGCATGCAATGAAGAAACATAAAGGATAAAGGTGCGCCCATTAAATTGAGGAAAAAGATATAACACCTGAAGCTCTTGAATTCTCCTCCGAATTTTTCGCTCCTCAATGACACTCCTAACAAGAGCTTCATGTTCCTCCTTGGAAAGAAAACGCATGAAGACCTTATAGCGATGGTAAATTTCCTTGTCTTCATTTGTAAGATCCTTCTCCAAGGGATTAGGGAATAGtaaatttctttccaatataaactcttttctcctttttctttcatcaAGCCTATAAAGGCAAACATATGttcttatttaaaaaaaatggttgGGAAGCACAGAAGAGGTTCTAAAGAATAGAGGACTTCAAATAAACACTTTGCATAATTGAACATAATCTATTACAGGCGCTAATGAAGCAACATACAAACATGCCTATTTATACTGATTACCTAGCAACTAAAGCATTGCGAACATGAAATTCATCTGAACAGTAACTACTGCAAACAAAGAAAAAGCAATAAAGAACAAGACATTGATCTTGAAATCAGAGGAACAAAGTCACTAAAACTTACTGCAATAATATAGCCTGTTTCTGTTTactgtgaacaaaatattttcttcactGTTAACGAACCTGGACAAGTAAATACGCAACACTCGTAGCTTTAATTCACGATCACTTTCCGAATCAGTTTCTTTAAATTCCATTTCAGCGAGCGCTTGTTCAGCATCATTATCATACTCCGGGTCAAATTCATGTCTCTTTGCATTGTATCCACTCAACTCAGTCAACGAAGGGCCTTCATCTGCAGAATATCTGGGCTTCTTTACACCAATACTTCTATCAACATGACCATCTGGTACAAGCAAGTTAAACATGCCAAGGCTCAGCAAGTAATTTTTGCAGGAAGGTGAAAGAAAAAAAGCTTCTAAACACTTCGCATACCATGCCATCAAGAAATCCTCTATCTTCAGTTCATTTCTCTTAGTGTGTTCTAACAAAAAAAACCCTTAAATTTAAACAAAGTTTATGCACTATCATTATTTTGTGCGCATTCTTTTTACTAGTGTGACAATCACGATCAAACACATCTCAAAAGTTGAAAACTTGGAAACACATTCTAAGAATTGCTTTATTTCAAATTACTCTGTTCACTCATCACTGGTAAGGGAATGACAAGTAGGTGTTATTGTTGATGTGTGGGCATTACCGGAGCCTGGATGCTGAGTGAAAGTACAAATTTGAAAATAACAGTGGTGCATTTATCTATGATTGTACCTTCAACTTTTGAAACATTAGCACCATCTTTAATCTGTGCAGCATTTGACGATTTTTTATTTGCACCTGCAGCAAATCAAACAGAATTATCACAATATGACAACATCTCTGACATAGACAAAATATTTACTGGTTCAGGATTGGGCTAGTCAAAGTACTCATTTCCAATACATACCACCAGCTATGTGTGAAGGTGATCGACCTGCTGGACCTTCTCCAAGTGCATCTTCCACCCTATGCAAGATAAATAGTTGGTAACTATCCTCTTCGAAGCTTAAGAGACATATTCACAGGCATTCATAGAGAAAGAACGGCATACTTGACTCTGGTGGGAGAAAATGGAGATTCAGCCTTAGGAGTTAAATCTCCTGGTAACAACAAAGTCCCtatatgaaagaagaagaaagatgagacAAACAAACCAGGATAGTAAGATATCATCTTTTCAAATATCTACTATCTACTGTTATTCTTCTTTTCATAAATGAATAGCAAATGACAACAGCCAGCAAATACTCAGCATCCCCACAATTTGAATCATTACCAACATAACAACTACTTGCAGGGGCCTTATTTGATTATTAGCTTGTGCATGTGAGAAGATCCATGTGTCATGTATGTGCATGCAGATACAGGCACATGCTGTGTGGtggtgatgctgctgctgctactgctgaTGATATTGGGGGTAAGAAGAATGCTGATGGTGGAGGGACCAAAGGAGGTAGATAAGAtcaacatgttaaaaaaaatctgtgTGTTAAACCCACAACTCCCAAAATCAAGGTGTACATGTGGATGTGAGATCAACACCAgatgtttttttccttcaataAATCTTACATCCAATAAAAGTAACATGGCACCACCAACTAGATCAATAGCCCACTAACACCATACATTGGGGGTAAGACCAAGATTTTAGCTCTTATATACACTGTGAAATCTAGTTAGTTATGGTAACTTTTACTAATACACAATTTTGGTGTCACAACTCCAAAAAATGTACTTGCAACCAAATACAATATCCAAAGTAGAAAATTAAGTGCTTTTGAAAAGCCACTTCAGCAAGCAACTAAATACCTGACATACTATCACCAAAGATCAGATATCTGCATacatataccacctaaacactAAATCACATCACCTATCACCAATTAACTTGCACTAAAGTATGTCAGAATGTATGAACCAAACCCAATGACTGTAACACCCCCTCCCCTTTCTTCCCTGTGACACAATAAATAAAATGTATAATATTTGTAATGCCACCTCACACAGACTGTTTTCATCTCATGAAAAGACAAACCTGATTATGACTCACCTTTTTTATTCTCACCCTGCACTTTAGCCATGGCAAGAAGCTCCTTCCTGTTCTTTCCATTAACATGAGACATATCCTACAACCATGAGGTAATATTGAATT of Phragmites australis chromosome 3, lpPhrAust1.1, whole genome shotgun sequence contains these proteins:
- the LOC133913320 gene encoding transcriptional adapter ADA2-like, which encodes MGRSRGVPNSGDDDTGHRSKRRRVASSGDASDSISAACGGAGEGGGKKALYHCNYCNKDISGKIRIKCSKCPDFDLCVECFSVGAEVTPHRSNHPYRVMDNLSFPLICPDWNADEEILLLEGIEMYGLGNWAEVAEHVGTKTKAQCIEHYTTAYMNSPCYPLPDMSHVNGKNRKELLAMAKVQGENKKGTLLLPGDLTPKAESPFSPTRVKVEDALGEGPAGRSPSHIAGGANKKSSNAAQIKDGANVSKVEDGHVDRSIGVKKPRYSADEGPSLTELSGYNAKRHEFDPEYDNDAEQALAEMEFKETDSESDRELKLRVLRIYLSRLDERKRRKEFILERNLLFPNPLEKDLTNEDKEIYHRYKVFMRFLSKEEHEALVRSVIEERKIRRRIQELQECRSAGCRTLAEAKIHIEQKRKKEYELNAQKAKESGQLIPNNKAAQKMNRPMKTETDGNLDPKKAGAGLDSGGRDSPKTTGHTNVKQWDDWDIVGLPGAELLSASEKVICCQNRLLPSHYLRMQEVLMQEMFKGSVLKKEDAHVLFKVDPAKVDTVYDMVMKKLGNHEEAPTV